The following proteins come from a genomic window of Streptomyces sp. ALI-76-A:
- a CDS encoding homoserine dehydrogenase — protein sequence MRTLKVALLGCGTVGGEVARHLTGHAAELAGRIGAPVELAGIAVRRTGLARPGVPDRLVTTDADALVRRGDIDVVIEVIGGTDPARGLITAAFAHGASVVSANKALIAAEGAELHAAAAARGVDLYYEAAVAGAVPLLRPLRESLAGDRVNRVMGILNGTTNFILDKMHSAGWDYPRALKEATALGYAEADPTADVEGYDAAAKAAILAGFAFGARVPVDAVHREGITAITAADIDDAKAAGCVMKLVAVCERGADGLSVNARVHPAMIRSDHPLASVRGAYNAVMVEADAAGELTFHGPGAGGAPTASAVLGDLVTVCRNKLAGVTGPGDAARDRPAVRPMAEVVSRYHLSLDLGPDLDTNGQADVLAETATVLSRYGVSVASLSQQRRDGRFSLALSTHPATHATLSAAVCALRDMAPVQRVTSVIRLG from the coding sequence ATGCGCACACTGAAGGTAGCGCTGCTGGGCTGCGGAACAGTCGGCGGTGAGGTCGCCCGCCACCTGACGGGGCATGCCGCCGAACTCGCCGGCCGCATCGGTGCCCCGGTGGAGCTGGCCGGGATCGCCGTCCGCAGAACCGGTTTGGCGCGCCCCGGTGTCCCGGACCGGCTCGTCACCACCGACGCCGACGCGCTGGTACGGCGAGGCGACATCGACGTCGTCATCGAGGTCATCGGCGGGACCGATCCCGCCCGCGGCCTCATCACGGCCGCGTTCGCGCACGGAGCGTCCGTGGTCAGCGCGAACAAGGCGCTGATCGCCGCGGAGGGCGCCGAGTTGCACGCCGCCGCGGCGGCACGGGGCGTGGACCTGTACTACGAGGCCGCGGTGGCCGGCGCCGTCCCGCTGCTGCGGCCGTTGCGCGAGTCCCTCGCCGGGGACAGGGTCAACCGGGTGATGGGCATCCTCAACGGCACCACCAACTTCATCCTCGACAAGATGCACTCCGCCGGTTGGGACTACCCCCGGGCGTTGAAGGAGGCGACGGCTCTCGGTTATGCGGAGGCCGACCCCACCGCCGACGTCGAGGGGTACGACGCCGCCGCCAAGGCCGCCATCCTCGCCGGTTTCGCCTTCGGCGCCCGAGTACCTGTCGACGCGGTGCACCGCGAGGGCATCACGGCGATCACCGCGGCCGACATCGACGACGCCAAGGCCGCGGGCTGTGTGATGAAACTCGTCGCCGTCTGCGAGCGCGGCGCCGATGGCCTGTCCGTCAACGCCCGCGTGCACCCGGCGATGATCCGGTCCGACCACCCGCTCGCCTCCGTGCGCGGCGCCTACAACGCCGTCATGGTGGAGGCCGACGCGGCAGGGGAGCTGACGTTCCACGGCCCGGGAGCGGGCGGAGCACCCACCGCCAGCGCCGTGCTGGGCGACCTGGTCACCGTCTGCCGCAACAAGCTGGCCGGGGTCACCGGGCCCGGTGACGCGGCGCGGGACAGGCCGGCCGTGCGTCCCATGGCGGAGGTCGTCAGCCGGTACCACCTCAGCCTCGACCTCGGCCCGGACCTCGACACGAACGGTCAGGCCGACGTCCTCGCCGAGACGGCCACGGTCCTCAGCCGGTACGGCGTGTCCGTGGCGTCCCTCTCCCAACAGCGCCGGGACGGACGCTTCTCGCTGGCCCTGTCCACGCACCCCGCCACCCACGCCACCCTGTCCGCGGCGGTCTGCGCCCTGCGGGACATGGCCCCCGTCCAGAGGGTCACGAGCGTCATCCGCCTCGGCTGA